In one window of Poriferisphaera corsica DNA:
- the rpsO gene encoding 30S ribosomal protein S15 yields the protein MSITNAKKVALIDEHKQGDSDTGSPQVQIAVLTERINNLTQHMREHKHDFSTRRGLLGMVSKRNRLLRYVEKKDYVAYRDLIKTLGLRK from the coding sequence ATGTCGATTACTAACGCAAAAAAAGTAGCCCTGATTGATGAACACAAGCAGGGTGACAGTGATACAGGTTCACCTCAGGTACAGATCGCCGTTCTTACCGAACGCATCAACAACCTCACCCAGCACATGCGTGAACACAAGCACGACTTCTCAACACGCCGTGGCCTCCTCGGGATGGTCTCAAAGCGTAACAGACTTCTCCGATATGTTGAGAAGAAAGATTACGTCGCATACCGCGATCTCATCAAGACGCTCGGCCTGCGTAAATAA